The region CTTACTGCAGTcttgagttttttgtttttgatctcATATTTCcttaatttcacatttcctttgccttttgtgttcatttcacTCCCCCTCAGCCCTCCTGCTTCCTGACCACCACCaacttccttcccctccctaAGATACGACTcctctctgttttattttacagaccTCTGTCTCTTATTTTACAGAcctctctgttttattttactgatcTCTCTTATTTTACAGACCTCTCTGTATCTTATTTTACAGAcctctctgttttattttacgGACCTCTGTCTCTTATTTTACAGAcctctctgttttattttacaggtcTCTCTATCATATTTTACAGACCACTCTCTCTTATTTTACAGTTcactctgtcttttttttttacggaccACTCTGTAATTTTACAGACCCTACACCCTTATTTTTGAACCTGATATTTTTCCATCATCCTCTTGCTAGTCTTTCTCTCCTTGGCTTCCATATTTTCACCATTGTTTATCCTGTATTGCCCACTGTTCTGCTTCATTGGTCTCCCTGTCCCCATTCGTGGCCTTTCTCCCCTGTTTCCTGatccacccccagcccccacccccaccctcccagtCCAACCTGGCTGGCACCATTCCAACCAAAAGGGAGGAGGACTTCCTCACGCTGGCCGCCTCCCGGCTGAGCCGCAGGAAGCGTGTCATCGGAGcggcggtgggcgtggccatggTGTTGGTGCTGCTGGTCGCCATCCCGTTATTGGTCCACAGCACGAAAGCGGGTAGCGCCAGAGGCGGGGACACCCACTACGAAATGCTGGGCAGCTGCCGGATGGTCTGCGACCCCTTCACGCCCCCGCAGAGTGGCCACGAGCTGGCCGTCGTCTCCCCGCCACCCCCGGACTTCACGGGACGTAGGGGGAAGTCCGGATTCCGCGGGAGCCCTGGTCTGCCAGGACCCCCTGGACCTCGCGGTCCCCCCGGAGAGCCGGGTAAGCCgggccccccgggcccccctGGGCCGGGACCTGGAGGATACGTACCTTCCCTCTACAGCCCCAAAATCGCCTTTTACGCTGGCCTCCGCAAGCAGCATGAGGGCAGCGAGGTGCTCAAGTTTGACGACGTGGTCACCAACGTGGGCAACTACTACGAGCCCACCACCGGCAAGTTCACCTGCCCGCTGCCAGGCATCTACTACTTCACCTACCACGTACTGATGAAGGGGGGGGATGGCACCAGCATGTGGGCGGACCTGAAGAAGAATGGGCAGGTCAGAGCCGAGACGATGAATCTGTTTTTGCATGTCCTTATGCCCTTGTTCCGAGGCACTGGCTCCCTCCCAGCTTGCACAAAGCCTTTCAGTAAGGCTGCAGGGAATAACAATGTGGCAGAAAAGTTATtccaactttttcttttttctacatgTGGCCAAAACTTTCCCACCTACATTGTAAATAGGTACATATCACACTAATATGCCTACTTCCAAAGGAAAACATACTAGTGATGTGTTTGAGAACCTCAACCTAAACTAAAGGGAATTAGCTATCATTTAGCTAGCtgcactgtgtcactgtgtttTTTGGGTTTGCTATTATAGTTCTCTGTGCTCTCAATATATCCTCCTTCCCTTCCCCTTCActtctgtttgcttttcctATGTATATGTGAGTCTTTGTGAGCAAAGCGTGCTTTTCTGGCAGGCTCTCTcactttccccctccccctccgtaATCTCTCTTCTGTGAACATACCCACTGCCTCTTTTCACCtgtctgttttcaaaataaCCTGAGACTATAATGCACCTGTTGTTGAGACTCTTATATAAAACTCACAGCACTGTTGACCGGAAAAATTGGCTTAGTGAACATGTACTTAGTGAAGGTAAGATGGCCGTAGCCTGTGACTGAAGTTAATGCTGGGTATGTGTTGAAGGGATGGCTACACATGAAAGGTCAAAGGACAATAGTTATTTGCCCACTCTGTAAACAGTTCAGCTCTCAAACTTTCAGCATTtacaatgaaactgaaaaaacttGAATAATCCTGAGTAACTCTAAATATTAGAGATGGGaagagaaaatacagaaaaaaagaatgaaaaggaaGGGTGAAAGATAAAAAAGCAGGAGtatgtggagaaagaaaggaatatAGAACTAGGGATGACTGAGACCAACATCCTGTTTGACACctagagggggcggggggcggcgggggggggggggggggggggggggggtagagtaACAAAACGCAGCCCTTCGGATAGGAAAAAGAGCATCTTCAGGCCAGCATTCTAAGACCATTTTTCCTGAGGAATTAGATAGTAGAATGCATGCAAGTGACAGACTGGTGACAACGAGTCTAACGATCCCGAATCacagtgagtgcgtgtgagcgtgGCGGAACACAACAGCTGGGCAGGCATCCTGCGAGATTTACAGccttaaaacaaataaataacaaggaTGGAATGAGCAAAATAGCAAAACTTTCCATCTGTTGCTAAATGACAAGTTGGGGAATTTGACTGTTGAGTGGTGGATTATAGTCAGTTCAAAACATCACACAACTGCGATTGCAAAGTTCGTTTCTGCATAGTATGAAATAGTTACTTCGGTGATGTTACTTGGTATGCAGTCCCTTAGGTTCTATTAACAGAAACTTTCAGATAAAAATGAGTTAATTCTGGTGAAAGCTGAACTCACTGATCTGTATTTGTGGAAACAAAATAGCATTTAAGTAGTAAACACATAGGATTTAATAGTGGGACAAATTTAGAAAGAAACTAAACCTTTAGAAACCTTGACTGAATCCCGGTTCCCATGCCTGCATCATTGGACTATGCCTGCATCTCTTTGCTCCAGTTATCCACTGCTTAATACCAAGAGACCAAGCTTAAATTCTGCAACAGgttgtccatttaaaaaaagcagtccatttaaaaatgtattgtatctGGATGAAGCCATAATTCCCATATTTATTTGGCCATCTATTGTGAAATGATGCAGTATCATTTCTGAGCAAGaccatttatatttttgctcaATGTATGGGCGGTATGTACAATTTTCTAATAAGAGTATGTTCGTCAGGTGCATTGGAACACAGCTGTGGAGCTTAAGGTTTACTCTAATGGTAATTTATCCAGACATGTACCTCCTGGCATATTCAACACCAGGCATGGGTGCCCAGGCACTGCTAACTGAACTGAAAGTGATCCATTACACAATAATCATGATCATTTTTTCAGGTATGCTTGCACAAAACACAGATCATTGAACGATGCGTTACAATATGAAGACGTGGCacaatagacacaaaaaaaccaaGTGTTTAAGTTGCCCTTTCTATAAACCAAATGTCAGAAGATTCGGAACACGACATTATTGTTTGATTATGAATGATCTTACTGCCTTACATATTCTCACAGTCAATACATATagatacaatacaatacagggCAATACATATCTCAAGAGATGTGCCTGTCACTTTCATACCTCATAGAAAATACTTATTTGCACATCACATAAGTAAACAAGATTGTGAAATCAAGTGAAATATGCAACAGTATGTAGAATTTTCACTCCCTGGACACTAattaacagagaaagggggagcgGGGAAGGAAAATAAGCATAAGACTAGAGAAATGActtgattttgaaaaaagaaaattgaagaGACTTAACATTTTATTGTCTTATAAATACGTTTAGCTTTGAGGAGGGGAACGAGGAAGTCATGTTGCCGAATAACAGAATGCTGTAAAATCAGAATGCTTCTTTGTACTGTTCTTAATCTAAACTGAACAAGGTAATGATAATCGATTGACTAATATTGTACAccttaaaagtgtgtgtgtgtgtgtgtgtgtgaaaacacacagaaacagagccaGAAATGGAGAGGGTTTTATATGGGTGTGGGGTtaccacatacacatatacagtcaTGTATTGTCATTCCTGTCCTCTCCTTCTGTTAAATCATTCATAGCCTCTAGATGAGATTCCCTTTTCTCCACCGGCACCCCCACTCTGCTTTGCTTGTCCATTGATTCCCCATTAATTATCTTTTCAGTCAACTAAATTATTTAACCCATTTCAGGTCCTTCTGAACCCGACAAACTTTTCAGTTCTGAtgggtaaaaatgaaaaaaagcagaCGCACAGATTAGTAAACAGGTGCTCTAGATTGAGTCggtgcattattttaaaatcggTCAAGAAAACACTGACGC is a window of Anguilla anguilla isolate fAngAng1 chromosome 13, fAngAng1.pri, whole genome shotgun sequence DNA encoding:
- the LOC118210842 gene encoding complement C1q-like protein 4 produces the protein MVLVLLVAIPLLVHSTKAGSARGGDTHYEMLGSCRMVCDPFTPPQSGHELAVVSPPPPDFTGRRGKSGFRGSPGLPGPPGPRGPPGEPGKPGPPGPPGPGPGGYVPSLYSPKIAFYAGLRKQHEGSEVLKFDDVVTNVGNYYEPTTGKFTCPLPGIYYFTYHVLMKGGDGTSMWADLKKNGQVRASAIAQDADQNYDYASNSVILHLDVGDEVCVQLDGGKVHGGNTNKYSTFSGFLIYPD